One part of the Streptomyces lienomycini genome encodes these proteins:
- a CDS encoding FHA domain-containing protein, with translation MYSIIVVPPPTPEVEHTGARFRLAPGDRLVFGRAVPEVGLLIGHDGVSRRAGEITAHGTFWTMSNLSSHQTYVVENPEGAGEHIKVAPGRLDAPVPFEFSRIVLPAAGDLLPVEVWAPRHDYLSGGEGTDGEPTAPAFSVDRTKRYFAVLAALCEPRLRGAPHAPLPTTDQVVERLRPAWPAASRASVQWNIDYLAVKLRLKPGPETAEPGPRLNGKKESLVSLALRFDLVREDDLVVLAAPSGQALR, from the coding sequence TTGTACAGCATCATCGTGGTACCTCCGCCGACCCCGGAGGTCGAACACACCGGCGCCCGGTTCCGGCTCGCGCCCGGCGACCGGCTCGTCTTCGGGCGGGCCGTGCCCGAGGTCGGACTGCTGATCGGGCACGACGGGGTGTCCCGCAGAGCGGGTGAGATCACCGCCCACGGCACCTTCTGGACCATGAGCAACCTCTCCTCCCACCAGACCTACGTGGTGGAGAACCCGGAGGGCGCGGGCGAGCACATCAAGGTCGCGCCGGGCCGCCTCGACGCCCCGGTGCCGTTCGAGTTCTCGCGGATCGTGCTGCCGGCGGCGGGCGACCTGCTGCCGGTCGAGGTGTGGGCGCCGCGCCACGACTACCTGAGCGGCGGGGAGGGCACCGACGGCGAGCCGACGGCCCCGGCCTTCTCCGTCGACCGCACCAAGCGGTACTTCGCCGTGCTGGCCGCGCTGTGCGAGCCGCGGCTGCGCGGGGCGCCGCACGCTCCGCTGCCGACGACGGACCAGGTCGTCGAGCGGCTCCGCCCGGCGTGGCCGGCCGCCTCCCGTGCGTCGGTGCAGTGGAACATCGACTACCTCGCGGTGAAACTGCGCCTGAAACCGGGCCCGGAGACCGCCGAGCCGGGCCCCCGGCTGAACGGCAAGAAGGAGTCGCTGGTCTCGCTGGCGCTCCGCTTCGACCTGGTCCGCGAGGACGACCTGGTGGTCCTCGCGGCCCCGTCCGGACAGGCGTTGCGGTGA